CTGAATCAAAAGATCTAATAATCATTACAGCTAGTTGTGGAAAAAATCTAGAACTTGCTGAAAAATTCCTTGAAAAAAGTAATGAAAATCAAATAAGTTCTGAAATTTTAGATCTTACCACTCTTGATATTCCACTATTTAATCCACGAATTCATAACAAAGAGAATATTCCAGTTGAAATACAAGAAATTAAAAAAAAGCTTTTCTCAATAGAAAAATGGGTGATTTGTGCTCCTGAATATAATGGATCTATACCTCCTATTCTCTCCAACTTAATAGCATGGCTTTCTATTTCTGGAGATGACTTTAGGAATTTATTTAATGGTCAACCAATTGCAATTGCAACATTCTCTGGGGGCATAGGCTTAGAACTACTTACCTCATTACGTATTCAATTAGTGCATTTAGGAAGTCAGGTATTAGGGCGACAACTTTTGTCCTCATATAGTAAACCTATAGATGTCAAAACTATTGAAGATATTATTCAAAGACTTTTACAGATGAAAAAATTAAAAATATAAACTTTAAAACTAAAAATTAATATCATTTTTTTTCATTCCAAACTTTTAAAATTTCTCTTGCCATAGGAAGTGCATGAACAGAGCCACCACCGGGAGTATTTTGTGCAAAAGCCACTACAAGTAACTCACTCTTTTCAAAAGGAGTAAAGCAAACAAACCAAGCATGATCTAAACCACCTTCGCCATCTTCAGCAGTTCCAGTTTTACCTGACACTGGAGGTAAATTCGAAACTCCATAATTAATTGATACTCCAGTACCTGACTCTACTACTTTCCTGAGACCGCGTTTTATCAACTGGATATTATTTGGATCAATGTCAATTTTAATACTTTTTGTTTCTGAAAGATTTACTTGACCTTTTTTAGCTAAATGGGGAGTCACCAGATAACCTCCATTTGCAATCGCAGCATATGCTCTAGCTATTTGCATAGGAGTAACTTGTACAACAAATTGTCCAATAGACATACTCGCAATATCTTCGGGAACCCAAGGAGTTCTACCTGGTTGGCCCCATCCTCTACCTTCTTTAGCCCATGCGCTACTAGCTACTAATCCTATATTTTCTTGTTCAGAAATTTCAATTCCAGATAAAGAATTAAAACCAAGCTTTTTGGACACCTTATGAATTTCATCAACTCCTACACCATATCCGACTTGATAAAAAAATGTATTGCTTGAAACTCTTAAAGCATCTTCATAACCTATAGCCCCAAAGCCTAAATCATTGTGTTCCCTAAAACATTGACTCCCATAAGTGATACATGGTTTTGTATCTAGAATAGTATCACTAGGAAATTTGCCACTTTCTAAGCCAGCTAAAGCAGTTACAATTTTCCAAACACTGCCTGGATCATAAGCATTTAATGCTCTATTAAAAAGAGGTTTTTCAGGAGAATTAAATATCTTATTATATTCTTTTTCAGGCTTAAAATCCTTTGAAAAGAAATTCAAATCAAAAGTAGGCTTACTTGACATCGCTCTTATTGCACCATCTCTTGGATCCATAACTATTATCGCTCCAGCTTTTTTGTCTTTAAGAACTTCATCAGCAACTAATTGCAAATTTATATCAATTGTCAATTCAATATCATTACCTTGTTGTGATCGTTTTATACCCAATGATCTTTGAAATTTGCCTAAAGAATTTACTTCAACCATTTCTCCTCCCCATTCACCTCTTATGAAATCTTCGTAAACATATTCAATGCCAGTTCTCCCTATTAAGTCATTTAATTTATAACCCTTCTCAGATAAAAATTTATATTCTGCTTCAGTGATTGGCTGAGTATAACCAATTACATGCGCAGCAACAGATTGATAAGGATAATTTCTAATTAATTTCGTCGCTATTTCAAAACTAAATAAATTATCTTCATTTTCCTTAAATTTTATTAATTGATCTACATTTAAATCATCAAGAATAGTTACTGCAAGTTTTTGATTTTTTAGGCCCTCATAATATTTTTTTTGAATTAAATTACTATCAATATTTAATAAATGAGCAATACTTAATTTATGCTGTGCCCAATTGCTTTTATTTACAGATTGAGGCTTTATTATTAAAGAATATTTAACTCTACTATCTGCTAAAACATAACCATTTTTATCCAATATTCTTCCGCGTATTGGTTGAGAAGCAATAAGTCTAATCCTATTCTCATCAGACATTTTTTTAAAAGATTCATAATTGAAAAGTTGTAAAAAAATTAATCTAAATAAAATCAATAAAAACGAAATAGAAGAAAAAATAAATAGGACTAAAGGTTGTCTCTTTAATGAAATACGTTTTGTATTAGGGCTGGTTTTTATCAAAAATTTGAAATTTATTTAAATATTGTTTTTTCCAAGAAAGAAATTGTTGTTTTTATCTCTTTAAGTCTAGTTATTAAAGTTTTGTAATCAATATCTTCAGTATTAAGATTAAACTCATCATTTTCAATATCTTTTGAAGTCAAATTTTCACTCATAAAACTTATACTTTGTAAAGTCATTATTCCAGTTAATACAATCTTAAATAAAAAATTTATTTTTTCAAAATAATATTAAGTCCCATACTGATAAAATATCATAAAAAATTTAATTTAATTGATCTATATTTTGTTCAAAATAAGGATTACAACTATTCTTTGATATTCCTAAAGACCATCCAATGAATGAGGCAATAAATATCGTTACAATGAATGGCACAATAGCTTGTTGAGTATTTTCAAGACTAAACCAATCCCTCCAACTACTAAAAAATCTTTCTCTTTGAAATTTTCTTTTTTCATTTTCTAATAATCTCGCGTTTTTGGCGAAAGATTTTGTAACCCACTTTTCGAAAGGAATCTTTTTTATGATCGCCATTTTTCTCTCAACTTCTAATAGCTGTCCGGAACTAAGATAAGGATGAAATGTACTTATCAATTCAAGAGTTTTTAAAAACATCTCAACAGTTGCATCTTTTATTAGCTTTTGCTCATGACTTAACTCAGCCCACTCTATTTCTGGATAAAAACGGTTCCTATTAGGATGAATTTGATCCTCTGACATTTGTCCTGGTTCTCGAAGCCATCTATTAGTATTTTCGTCAATCTTCCGCCAATACAAAAAAGGATTAATAAAAATTGTTTTACCAGATACTTTGACTACATCTTGTTGAAGATGATTAGTTATCTTTCTTGCGGAATTTTTTGATGTTATCAAAAGTCTAAATTAATAATCTAATTAAAGATTATCTTTTATTTACTATTTTTTCAGAAATATCAAAACATTGTTCTATGATTATTAATTTATCGATAATTGCCAACGCCTCTTTAAATAATTACAATATTCGCAATTGAATGAAGGTTTGGGAAAAATATCCGAACGTAATAAATTGACCGTATCAATTATCTTATGTTCTACCCATGCTGTAGAACACTCTAATCTAATTAGATGTACATCAAAATTTAATTGATTATTAAAAACCTCTTCATTTTTCTTCCCATTAAAATATAAAAGATAAGCTTCTTTTGCAACTTTAAAACCATTTTTTTTAAATAACCACTGATACATTTCCAATTGTCTCTTATAAGCTTTTGCATATTCGTATTTATTAAAAGTCTCGGACCAATCAAAATTATTTCTTGATGTTGCTTTTACATCAACAATAATGAGATCACCATTTTTTTTCTGCCAAATATCATCGACAGCACCGCCAAAATCATAATGATGTTCAATTGACTTATACCTTATCCCTTTAAAATTATTTCTCCAACGCTCTAAATTTTTGTGTTTTAAAGGAACAGCATCAATACAATGTTCAATCAATAAAGGATGAGGCTCCTGTATTCTTCTGTAATGATCAAATTCATTTTTACATAAATTATCTACAGCTATATTTAAGGTAAATGGTAATGATGGTGGTTTTATTTGATATTTTTTATCAAGTACACAACACCTTGGACAACTAAGATATTTTTCGACAGTAGATCGACTTAATTTAATAATCTCGCTCATCTCGTTTTAAATCTCATTTAAAAAATTGAATACTTAAAAAAATAGTCTTAAATTTTTTAAAAAATTTGATAACTTACTCCTTCTCAATAGTAACACCAATAATTACAAATCAAAACACAGTCATTGCAACAAGTTTGAGTATATTATAATGCATGTTTTTACACATGACCTTCTTCTAAAGTCCAGAACGAAGTTTGTACTCTTTTTGGGACTAATAAATAGTTCCTTGCAAAGGGATTATTGTTATGACAAGCGTCTGGGAAACATAAATCACAGAACAATCCAGTGACAATCTGAAAAAGCATTCAAATTCAAAACTTTAGTTTTATTCTATGAGTGACTTTTATGGATAATCGATAATAGTTGAATAAACAATATTACTTAATCTACATTATTTAAATTTTTATAAAAACTATAATTTTATAATTAAAACAATTAAGGTTAAATATGAGAGGTTTTGGAGAAAATTATAAATCTAATAAGAAAACTAATAAGAAAACTAATAAGAAAACTAATAAGAAAACCAAACCTTCTAAAGAACAATTTATTAATCAGGCTATCAATTTCCATGTGCAAGGAAAAATCTCTGAAGCAACGAAATATTATCAATATTGCCTAGATCAAGGTTTTCAAGATTATAGAGTTTTTTCTAATTATGGAGTAATTTTGAGTGAGCTTGGCAAATTAAAAGAAGCAGAAATCTTATACCGCAAAGCAATTGAAATTAATCCTAATTACGCAGAAGCGCATTCCAATCTGGGAATCATTTTGAGTAAGCTTGGCAAATTAAAAGAAGCAGAAATCTTATACCGCAAAGCAATTGAAATTAATCCTAATTACGCAGAAGCGCATTCCAATCTGGGAATCATTTTGAGTAAGCTTGGCAAATTAAAAGAAGCAGAAATCTTATACCGCAAAGCAATTGAAATTAATCCTAATTACGCAGAAGCGCATTCCAATCTGGGAATCATTTTAAAAGATCTTGGTAAATCAAAAGAAGCAGAAATCTTATACCGCAAGGCAATTGAAATTAATCCTAATTATGCACAGGCATATTCCAATCTGGGAAACATTTTAAAAGATCTTGGTAAATTAAAAGAAGCAGAAATCTTATACCGCAAAGCAATTGAAATTAATCCTAATTACGCAGAAGCGCATTCCAATCTGGGAAACATTTTAAAAGATCTTGGTAAATCAAAAGAAGCAGAAATCTTATACCGCAAAGCAATTGAAATTAATCCTAATTACGCACAGGCATATTCCAATCTGGGAATCATTTTGAGTGAGCTTGGCAAATTAAAAGAAGCAGAAATTCCTTGCCGCAAAGCAATTGAAATTGATCCTAATTACGCAGAAGCGCATTCCAATCTGGGAATAATATTAAAAGGTCTTGGCAAATTAAAAGAAGCAGAAATCTTATATCGCAAGGCAATTGAAATTAATCCTAATTACGCAGAAGCATATTTAAGCCTGGGAACCATATTGAGAGATCTTGGTAAATCAAAAGAAGCAGAATTATGTTCAGAAAAAATTATGTCTATTAGGAAATGGTCTATTTTGGGTTCATATAGTTTTAATCGTGCGATGAAATTAGATTGATTTCATAAAGCATAAGTTTAGTCAATGTATCTGAGACTTCGTTTTTTATTAACTGAGATTCATCTAAAATTTTTTTTCTAATTGAAATATTTAATTGAAATATTTTTAATAAAAGATCTTGAGAAATATTAATATGACCTATCTTCCTAATCATCTGATCAAAATAATCATATGGCAATCTAGGGTGATTGACGTCAGCAATAGGCAAACCCTCTAAAATGATTTTATTACCAGATCTTTCTATTTTCATAGAATCATTTTTAAGAGCGAGTCCCTTACAAGAAATATAAATGCCAAGATCTTCTATTTTTATTGAAAAAGGTATAGAAAATACTATGGTTTCTTCAGAAAAAAAACCATAAGAAAAAAAACGATTTAATGAACTCGTATCGCTATATGAAAATCTTATCTCACAGTTGGAAGCTGGATAATTTGGAGTGCTTACTCCTTCCTTATTAAGGATAAAATTCAAAGATCTTACTTTATGATTGACGAGTTCCCAGATAGGAGCAATAAAAATAGTCTTCCCAAATGTAACTCCTCTAGCATTCAAGAATTGCTTTTTAACAATTTCATTCCAATCGCCTCTATGCCTAGCATCTAAATCAACTAAAGCATATTTATTAATTAATTCCTTGATATTTGAATTGAACAAACTTAATCCTTTCTCAAACAATTCTGTTGTTTCTTTCCCACCCGATCCCCACGAAAAATTATCTTGGTAGAAATTAAAAAAATCTCTAATTTCCTGATTATATTCCTTATCTTTTTTAATTCTTAATTTATTATCTTCTAAATCAATATCGTCTTTTTTGACCATTAATTTTGATGGAGTAAAAATTCTTGCTCTTATACTTGGATTAACAGGGAAAATACCTCTACCATATTCGCCTTCCTTTTGACATACATTATCTGCTATGCCGCCAAATCTACGAAATTCAGATAGTAAAAAATTCCAATTATCTTTCATAAGAAATATAAACTTTCAAATAATCTAATTAGAAAATGAAAAAAATTATATAAATTTTGCAACTTTTTTAAAATTTTGTCTCGCTCATAAAAGTTGAATATTTAGATACTACTTTTGATGATCCTCCTATTAACTTGAAATTCATAGAGTATTATTACCCGAGTAAAAGTGCTTTGTGCTTGTTACGAATATCTTGTTGTATTCATTTGACTTAAAAATAATACAGGAGTCAAAAGCATTTCATCGACTTTGTGGACAGCGAGGTGCATGCGACTCGAAGAGGGTAAACAAATGCTCTCTTATTTTATTTTTAGTAAACTTTCCCTGATTTTCTGCGTTAAATTTTATTGATATTAAGCATTTTGGATATTAATGGTTAGATTTATCAAAATAGGAAAAATTTATGTTTGTAAGTATTGATTTATGCTTAGTCCCTATTGGAGTTGGAACTTCTCTATCTCCCTATATAAAAGAGTGTCTTGAAGTTATCAAAAATGAAGGACTTAACTATCAATTAGGAGCGAATGGAACTGCAATAGAGGGAGATTGGGATAAAGTATTTGAATGTGTTAAAAAGTGCCATAAAAAAATTCATTCAAAAGGTGCTCCTAGAATTTATACAACCATGAAAGTAAATACTAGAACTGATAAAGAACAAAAATTCTCAGATAAAGTAAAAAGTGTATTAGACAAATAATGGAAAAAGAACGAAATTATGATGATGATGGGTTAGATTCATCCGATGAGTATTTCAGAAAGAAGAAAAAAGATAAGGATGAGGATATTTACTTTCCAACAGAAGAATCTGAACCACCTCATTATTAAAAGCATTAGAAACTAAGAAATTCTGTTTCAACAACCTTGAAGTATAAAAAACAAAATTTACCAACAAAAAATCATGGCAATATCACACATTTTGGTCTAATTTATTTTTTTCAGAAAGCATGTTCTGTTGCTTACCGTTTGCTTACAGTTGTATTCATTCAAAGAACTTAGTTATTGCAGTCAATTATATTGATTATCTTAATATAGAAATGAATAGCGAATATACTACTTAAGTTTAATTAAATCTATTGGCAGATATTCATTTATATAAAGGAACAATATTGTTAAAGTTCCAATGACAGAACCTATAAAACCACCAAAGAAATTAACCAATAATCCAGATTTTGTAATTATTGGTGCTTCGTTGTTTTCTTTCTCAAAATCAGGAGCATCTACTACTTTTAAGCGCTGATTGGTTGTTGGTTGTTGTTGGTGTCGGATGAGGGCTTCGAAATCAGGCATGGAATTTGTGAGGCAATTGAACAATAAGCAGACCAGCCCGTCATTCGACGAGGATCTGATCTACCTAAATCGTCTACAGCTTCAAATACAGCATTACCCGAGGCTTCTGCTTTATCGAACGCTGAAAGTAAGGGTATAAATTTATCAAAAACATATAAACCAAAATTCTCTAGAGCTGCTTTCGCTTGTTGCGCTGCTTTTTGCTGTCTAAAATCAACTTTTACTATTACTACTGCATGGTTAACTCTTAAGTTGCTTAATAAATTAGCCAGTTCAACAGTTAATTCTACGGATCTTGCTTTTGCAGTTGTAGGTAAGATAACTAAATCTGAACCATACGCTAAGTGTTTAAGTTCTTCTTGATCACTGCTAGCTTGTCCATCAGTGATTACGATTTCTGATGATCTTGATGCTTTAGCAGCTGAACTGACTGGGAAAACTGGAAATGGAAGATTACCTCTTGATGAGTATGCTAATGCTGATCTATTCTTGTCAGCATCGACTATGCAAACCTTTTTACCTTCCGAATGCCAAACACTAGCAAGGTGAATACTTGTGCAGGTTTTAGCTACACCCCCTTTTTGTCCGCAAACAGTAATAAACAATTTTTTATTTTTATTTCTTTTACTTTGGAGAATAATTTCTTAATGTCAAGAGCAATTGATTTTAATGCTTTAAAAATTATTTTTTTTGAAATATTTTAAAGAGTTCAATATTTTTAGATAACCTTATAAAGTGCTTTAATTTTAATAGGCTAGTGAAGAAAAAAATTGGACTAGGTACTTGGTCTTGGGGGAATAAGTTGTTTTGGAATTACAAATCTGTAAATGACGATGATTTACGTGAAACCTATAATGAAGCGTTGAAAAGAGGGTTTGATCTAATTGATACTGCGGATTCTTATGGTACTGGTAATCTTCAGGGTAGAAGTGAATTATTGATAGGCAAATTTTTACTAGATACTCCTTTTGCACAAAGAAAAAGAATTCAAATAGCTACTAAACTCGCACCTTATCCTTGGAGAATTGGTGATAAAGGTTTTAATAAACCATTTTTAAAAAGTTTAGAAAGGCTTAATAATAAATTAGACATAGTTCAATTGCATTGGTCAACTGCAACATACAATCCTATGCAGGAATTAGGACTGTTGAATAATCTTTGCGATTTAAAAGATCAAGGGTTTGATTTTCAAATCGGCTTATCAAATATAGGTCCTAAAAGGTTGCAGAAATTACTTACTTACTTGTCAATGCGAGATCAGAGGCTAAAAAGCGTTCAGATTCAGTTTTCCTTACTTGCTCCAGATTTACAAAAACAATATCAAGTAAAAAAAATTTGCGAAGAAAATAATATTGATTTCTTTGCTTATAGTCCTTTATCTTTTGGAATTCTTTGTATTGATCCAGATAAAGACGACAATAAAGAAAGAAGTTTTATTCGAAATGTTTTATTTAAAAGGTATAAAAAACCTACATATGAACTCCGGAGATGTCTTAAAAGGATTGCGAAACAAAGATCAGTTTCTCAAGCTCAAGTAGCAATTAATTGGTGTTGTTACCAAGGCACTATTCCACTTGTTGGAATGCGAAAAAAATCTCAAGTTCTAGATGTATCTAATGTCTTTAAGTGGAATTTAAATAAAGTTGAATTTAATTCACTTCAGGAGGCTTCAGAAAATTGTTTAAGAAAAATGCCTAAAAATCCTTTTTCAAGTGTTTGAGGACATTTTTTAGGTAGATATCTTCTTGGGTTTTTTTTGCCAACTACTATTCCATAGTTCAGTCGGAAATTTTTCACCAGTGAATCTAATAACTTTAGGTTTAAGATTTATTAACATGTCATTTAAGTTTTTATTAGGGACCATTTTCAAGGATTGGAGTTTTTAATAAGATAAATTAATTTATAGCTAATTTTCTAAGTATTTAAACTTATAAAATTAAAAAAAATGTTTTAATACCAGCACTTGCAGCAATATTTACAAACAAATCAATTATCTATTACAACTTTTTAGTTATTTAAGAAAGTGGAGTCCTTCCAGACTCCTCGTATCATTTGGTTGATAAGGCTGATATGACCCCATCTCCTTAAGGATCAAGCAGCAACTGGTGCTGTTTGACGGGAGAAACTAACGATTTTGTTAGCGTTTGTGTTTTTGCTCTAACCGAGCCGGCTTCAGTCACCTTCCTTATGCCCCGTCGAAACCATTACAACCCCAAAAAGTGGAGTTGAGCGGAATCGAACCGCTGTCCGAAACATCGGTTGAGATCACCTAGTCCAAGTGGACATTTATATTCTGACAGGCAAAATGAGTATTGAATAGTTTTTTTATTAAGTTTTATCGTATATGAATGTCGTTGCATCCGCTCCAGAGGGACTAGAGAAATATTTAGCTGAAGAAATTGCAAATTTAGGTGGTTTGAATATTAATACCTATAAAAGATTTATTAATTTTGAATGTGATTATGCCACTTTTTACAGAGTTCATTTCTATTCTAGGTTAGCTTTTCGTTTCTATAGAACAATTGCAAGTTTTACTTGCTATGACAAGCAATCTTTATATGAGGGGGTTAGAGATTCATTTGAGTGGTTGGATTGGTTGCACTATGAAAAAACGTTTAATGTTCAAGTGACTGGGCGAACATCTTCTTTAAGTCATACACATTTTACTGCTCTTGAAGTGAAAAATTCTATAACGGATTTGCAACAGGCAGTTTGGGAAAAAAGATCAAATATTTCTTTAAATCATCCTGATTTTATAATTCATCTTCATTTAAATAATAATAAAGCGACTATTAGTCTTCAAAGTAGTGTAGAAAGCTTACACAAACGAGGCTATAGACCTGCAGTTGGAAATGCTCCATTAAAAGAAAATTTAGCGTCTGGATTGATAAACATGACTCAATGGAATGGCAAAGTCCCTTTAATTGATATTATGTGCGGTTCAGGAACTTTTTTAATTGAGGCTGTTAACCAATTTCTTGAAGTCCCTATGAATATTGATAAAGTTTATCTTTTTGAGAATTGGTTGGACTTCAGGAAAGATATTTATCTTAGTGAAAAAAATAAAGCAAAAAATAAAATTATAAATTATGCAAAATTACCAAAAATTATAGGCTGTGAAATTAATACAAAGGTTTTTGAGCAGGCTGAAGTTAACACATCATTGGCAGGCCTCGAAAATTATATTGAACTTATAAACAATGATTTTTTAGAACTCCAATTAAAATTTACGCCTGGGATAATTATATGTAATCCTCCATATGGCAAAAAATTGGGCAATGAAAATGAATTAATTTTTTTATATGAACAAATTGGAATCTTCCTAAAGAATAACTTTTCAGGTTGGGAATTTTGGCTACTTAGTGGAAATCCAAAATTAACAAAATATTTGAAAATGAAATCCTCATTGAAAATACCTGTTAGTAATGGGGGAATTGACTGCAGATGGATAAAGTATTTAATAAGGTAATTTATTTTTTTCCTAAAACGGCTTTTGTAGTCTTGCCTAAACCCTCCAAAGTTTGAGGAAGATAGGGTCCTTTGACTAATTTTCCTCCAAGTTTCAAACTTAAACCTGCAAACAATAAATCGATAAATATTATGAGTAATAAATTATATTCAGTATTCCAGTTATTATAGTTTTTTAGAGAAAGATAAAAAATAATATGGATGCAAATTAGAACTACTAATAATAATGTGCTTCCAATTGCCAAAAATATTCCACCACTAATTAATCTTCTTTTTTCTCTATCTACTTCTTGAAGGGCTATTCTTACATGCAAATCCATCACTGAACTTGCTATGGCTGAAATTCTTGAAGCGGTATTTGCAAAGTTTTTATTTTTTGATTTTTCCATATTATTTTCTACCACTGTTTAGAAGAGTGCCTATTAGTAACCCAATACCAGCGGCAATAGCAATAGATAAAATTGGTTTTTTTCTGATTGGACTTTCTATTTTTGGTCTAAGTATATTGTTAAGTTCATCTAATAACTCTTCTAATTGACTTTCGATAGGTTCAATTTTTTCTGAGATCTCCCACTTGTTTTCTCGGATTGAATCAATGATTTCAACTAGTTGGCGCTGTATTCCAATTGTGGACGTTCCAGTATGGCTAGCTATTACTTCAACTAAATCATCAATACTTCCTTTTGTGGCGTCAAGGGTTTGCTGAGCAATGGTTGGCCATTTTTCTTTTATTAAAGGTATTAAACTGTCAATTTTTTCAAGTAGCCACTTCTCTGAGATAACTTCTTGTGCAGGAAGTTCAGAGTTATCTACTTTTTCTTCTACTTCTTTGGGAGGATCGTAGGTCTCCATTATTTAAACTTAATTATTTTAAGATTAGACCCTATTTTCTGAATTTGGAACCCTTAGCTAAAGATTTATGCAATTTATATAGCATAAAAACATATAAAATTTTATTTACATTTTATTTATCTACTCAGTTCTGTAAGAAGGTTTTGTTAAGCTATTACTGAATTTATTAAATTAGTTTAAATTTCATCATGGATATCACTTTTGCATCATTAATTTTTGCATCTCGCACAATCCCTACAGATTTCGGATTAGTAGCAGCAGCTATCGCTGGAGCTGGAAGTTTGCTATTCATTGCTTTAAGATTTGTCCCTGATGCAAGTAACTAAAAAAAGTAACTATCTTAAATAAATTATATTTGATTGATTTATCAACTAGATAATGAATAAATGGGTTTTGCTTGAACATAAAGTTTATTCTTGTAATTCTTTAGATATTCATTACGATTTTCTTGTTGAGAATGAAATAGATTGTTTAACTTGGAAATTTTTAAAACTACCTTTATTCAATCAAGCTTCTGTAGCAATTATTAAACAGAACAATCATAGACTGGTATGGCTATCAAGGGTTGAACATGAACTTTCTGGAAATAGAGGTTTCGTAAAAAGAATTGATCATGGCATATTTAAAAACGTTTCTGATAAATTAGACTCTAGTTGTTTTCGATTTATTTTGGACGGAGAACTTCTGTATGGTTTGTTTGAAATTTCGGGCAATTCTTGTAGATTGAGTAAATATAATTAATATCTATTTATAAATAATCGTAATATTGCTCTTGAGAATTTTTGCAAATTAGTTATTCTTATTTAGCTATTGAGACTTGAGATTGGTACATATCAATCAGGTCGAGTTTGAAAATTTTAAATCTTTTGGGGGAAGTGTAAAAATTCCTCTTGAAGAGGGTTTTACAGTGGTTACTGGGCCTAACGGTTCTGGGAAAAGTAATATTTTAGATGGAATTTTATTTTGTTTGGGCTTGGCTAATAGTAGAGGGATGAGGGCAGAAAGATTACCAGATCTAATTAATAATTCCAAAGTTAAAGAGGGTAAAGCATCAGAAACTTTTGTATCGGTAAAATTTAATATTCAAGATTGGTCTCCCAGAGAGGAACTTCCGCCCTTGGAATTAGAGGACGAAGAAATTTCTCTTAAGAAGGGTCAGAAAGAATGGGTAGTTTCTAGAAAATTAAGGCTTATGCCTGGTGGTTCGTATGCTTCGACTTACACCTCTGATGGGAAACAATGTACCTTGCAACAAGTACAGAGAATATTAAGGGATATTAGTGTTGATCCTGAGGGTAGCAATGTTGTTATGCAGGGTGATGTAACAAGAATAGTATCAATGAATAATAAGGAGAGAAGAAATCTGATTGATGAATTAG
The window above is part of the Prochlorococcus marinus CUG1415 genome. Proteins encoded here:
- a CDS encoding NAD(P)H-dependent oxidoreductase, producing MTESKDLIIITASCGKNLELAEKFLEKSNENQISSEILDLTTLDIPLFNPRIHNKENIPVEIQEIKKKLFSIEKWVICAPEYNGSIPPILSNLIAWLSISGDDFRNLFNGQPIAIATFSGGIGLELLTSLRIQLVHLGSQVLGRQLLSSYSKPIDVKTIEDIIQRLLQMKKLKI
- the mrdA gene encoding penicillin-binding protein 2 → MILFRLIFLQLFNYESFKKMSDENRIRLIASQPIRGRILDKNGYVLADSRVKYSLIIKPQSVNKSNWAQHKLSIAHLLNIDSNLIQKKYYEGLKNQKLAVTILDDLNVDQLIKFKENEDNLFSFEIATKLIRNYPYQSVAAHVIGYTQPITEAEYKFLSEKGYKLNDLIGRTGIEYVYEDFIRGEWGGEMVEVNSLGKFQRSLGIKRSQQGNDIELTIDINLQLVADEVLKDKKAGAIIVMDPRDGAIRAMSSKPTFDLNFFSKDFKPEKEYNKIFNSPEKPLFNRALNAYDPGSVWKIVTALAGLESGKFPSDTILDTKPCITYGSQCFREHNDLGFGAIGYEDALRVSSNTFFYQVGYGVGVDEIHKVSKKLGFNSLSGIEISEQENIGLVASSAWAKEGRGWGQPGRTPWVPEDIASMSIGQFVVQVTPMQIARAYAAIANGGYLVTPHLAKKGQVNLSETKSIKIDIDPNNIQLIKRGLRKVVESGTGVSINYGVSNLPPVSGKTGTAEDGEGGLDHAWFVCFTPFEKSELLVVAFAQNTPGGGSVHALPMAREILKVWNEKK
- a CDS encoding PD-(D/E)XK nuclease family protein, producing MSEIIKLSRSTVEKYLSCPRCCVLDKKYQIKPPSLPFTLNIAVDNLCKNEFDHYRRIQEPHPLLIEHCIDAVPLKHKNLERWRNNFKGIRYKSIEHHYDFGGAVDDIWQKKNGDLIIVDVKATSRNNFDWSETFNKYEYAKAYKRQLEMYQWLFKKNGFKVAKEAYLLYFNGKKNEEVFNNQLNFDVHLIRLECSTAWVEHKIIDTVNLLRSDIFPKPSFNCEYCNYLKRRWQLSIN
- a CDS encoding tetratricopeptide repeat protein, with the translated sequence MRGFGENYKSNKKTNKKTNKKTNKKTKPSKEQFINQAINFHVQGKISEATKYYQYCLDQGFQDYRVFSNYGVILSELGKLKEAEILYRKAIEINPNYAEAHSNLGIILSKLGKLKEAEILYRKAIEINPNYAEAHSNLGIILSKLGKLKEAEILYRKAIEINPNYAEAHSNLGIILKDLGKSKEAEILYRKAIEINPNYAQAYSNLGNILKDLGKLKEAEILYRKAIEINPNYAEAHSNLGNILKDLGKSKEAEILYRKAIEINPNYAQAYSNLGIILSELGKLKEAEIPCRKAIEIDPNYAEAHSNLGIILKGLGKLKEAEILYRKAIEINPNYAEAYLSLGTILRDLGKSKEAELCSEKIMSIRKWSILGSYSFNRAMKLD
- a CDS encoding MTH1187 family thiamine-binding protein, encoding MFVSIDLCLVPIGVGTSLSPYIKECLEVIKNEGLNYQLGANGTAIEGDWDKVFECVKKCHKKIHSKGAPRIYTTMKVNTRTDKEQKFSDKVKSVLDK
- a CDS encoding AAA family ATPase, which gives rise to MFITVCGQKGGVAKTCTSIHLASVWHSEGKKVCIVDADKNRSALAYSSRGNLPFPVFPVSSAAKASRSSEIVITDGQASSDQEELKHLAYGSDLVILPTTAKARSVELTVELANLLSNLRVNHAVVIVKVDFRQQKAAQQAKAALENFGLYVFDKFIPLLSAFDKAEASGNAVFEAVDDLGRSDPRRMTGWSAYCSIASQIPCLISKPSSDTNNNQQPISA
- a CDS encoding aldo/keto reductase; protein product: MKKKIGLGTWSWGNKLFWNYKSVNDDDLRETYNEALKRGFDLIDTADSYGTGNLQGRSELLIGKFLLDTPFAQRKRIQIATKLAPYPWRIGDKGFNKPFLKSLERLNNKLDIVQLHWSTATYNPMQELGLLNNLCDLKDQGFDFQIGLSNIGPKRLQKLLTYLSMRDQRLKSVQIQFSLLAPDLQKQYQVKKICEENNIDFFAYSPLSFGILCIDPDKDDNKERSFIRNVLFKRYKKPTYELRRCLKRIAKQRSVSQAQVAINWCCYQGTIPLVGMRKKSQVLDVSNVFKWNLNKVEFNSLQEASENCLRKMPKNPFSSV